Proteins from one Athalia rosae chromosome 8, iyAthRosa1.1, whole genome shotgun sequence genomic window:
- the LOC105688156 gene encoding DNA-directed RNA polymerases I, II, and III subunit RPABC5, which translates to MIIPVRCFTCGKVIGNKWEAYLGLLQAEYTEGDALDALGLKRYCCRRMLLGHVDLIEKLLNYAPLEK; encoded by the exons ATGATTATCCCAGTACGTTGTTTTACCTGTGGCAAAGTAATTGGCAACAAATGGGAGGCGTATTTAGGACTATTGCAGGCAGAATACACAGAAGG CGATGCACTGGATGCTCTGGGTTTGAAGAGATATTGCTGTCGTCGAATGTTGCTTGGACACGTTGACCTGATTGAGAAACTGCTAAATTATGCTCCGCTCGAAAAGTAG